The Magnolia sinica isolate HGM2019 chromosome 10, MsV1, whole genome shotgun sequence genome includes a window with the following:
- the LOC131217498 gene encoding uncharacterized protein LOC131217498, producing MLKPLHCNEVEQVELVTYMFEKEVSLWWDSVLRTVPVVYVWTWEAFETHFHEKHFPLTYHNEKESDFLRLRQGGMTVAEYENRFTELAKYTPLILANELMRMWQFSEGLRPEILTNMCYASITN from the coding sequence atgctgaagccgcttcACTGCAATGAGGTAGAGCAGGTCGAGCTGGTTacgtacatgtttgagaaggaggtcagtctctggtgggacagcgtcctaCGGACAGTGCCTGTTGtgtatgtatggacatgggaggcttttgagaccCATTTCCATGAGAAGCATTTTCCCCTCACGTACCATAATGAGAAAGAGAGTgacttccttcgcctccgtcagggagggatgaccgtggCAGAGTACGAGAATAGATTCACAGAGCTGGCCAAATACACTCCTCTGATACTAGCAAATGAGCTGATGCGAATGTGGCAATTTTCTGAGGGTTTACGGCCTGAGATACTTACGAATATGTGTTACGCTAGCATTACCAACTag